One Vigna unguiculata cultivar IT97K-499-35 chromosome 7, ASM411807v1, whole genome shotgun sequence genomic region harbors:
- the LOC114190101 gene encoding pentatricopeptide repeat-containing protein At5g27110-like: MVHPIFQPLVPLSILPSYSCPLHILPPNNGFHPIFPNPSQSLKLVKPQCCAVLPCNQNNTALLDDWSQLLQFSIGSQDYMLAKTIHGSLIKSGREGDLFVDNNLVNLYSKFNNMNDAQRIFDEMPVKSTVTWTTLMKGYLKNGDVESVLCIARDMCMVDEKFNEHTCSVVLQACRSPEDRFFGEQVHAFVVKSGLQENVVVATSLVSMYSRSGYLGCAERVFDGITVKDAQCINYMILEYGKAGLGDKAFQIFVDMLKSGLKPSNYTFTNLISACDFSGGLYVGKQLHGLAVNYGFMCETSVRNAMITMYGQHGMVEEAERVFAELDERSLISWSALLSVFVKNGHANKAFEFFLNMIQIGVSLDSGCFSTVLDGCSEWNNLKFGVQIHGLTVKLGQVSDVNSGTALVDLYAKCGSLKSARAIFDRLRNKTIASFNAILVGYLNSKVRDDEEDPMVFFSKLRFSGVKPDGVTFSRLFCLSANQACLVTGKSLHAYAIKVGLEDDTAVGNAVITMYAKCGSVQDAYQIFSSMNRDCVTWNAIISAYALHGEGNHVLLLFEEMKEQGFAPDGITILAVLQACSYSGLWETGLYLFNEIQSKYGITPVIEHYSCVIDLLGRARNLSKAIDIINKSPFPDSVLLWRTFVNACKQCGDLQLGMWASRKLLDLAPHDASSYILISNMYTEGGMFEEAAKVRTAMNDLKLTKETGSSWIEIDNEVHYFIASDKDHPQSREIYANLDLLKDELCWTCGNRNNVELISNSL; this comes from the coding sequence ATGGTTCACCCAATTTTCCAACCACTTGTTCCACTCTCCATTCTTCCTTCTTATTCATGCCCTTTGCACATCCTTCCACCAAATAATGGCTTCCACCCCATTTTCCCAAATCCCTCACAAAGTCTGAAACTTGTGAAACCACAGTGTTGTGCTGTTTTACCCTGTAATCAGAACAATACCGCTCTTCTCGATGACTGGTCTCAGCTTCTTCAATTCTCAATTGGGTCACAGGATTATATGCTGGCAAAGACAATTCATGGGTCTCTCATCAAATCTGGTCGTGAAGGTGACCTATTTGTGGACAACAATCTTGTGAATCTCTACTCAAAATTCAACAACATGAATGATGCACAGAGGATATTTGATGAAATGCCTGTGAAGAGCACAGTCACATGGACTACCCTCATGAAGGGTTATTTGAAGAATGGGGATGTTGAGTCTGTTTTGTGTATCGCACGTGATATGTGCATGGTTGATGAAAAGTTCAATGAGCATACTTGTTCAGTGGTCCTGCAGGCTTGTAGGTCCCCGGAAGATCGATTTTTTGGCGAGCAGGTTCATGCTTTTGTTGTAAAAAGTGGGCTTCAGGAGAATGTTGTTGTGGCTACTTCATTGGTTTCCATGTACTCTAGAAGTGGCTACTTGGGTTGTGCAGAAAGGGTGTTTGATGGCATAACTGTTAAAGATGCTCAGTGcataaattatatgattttggAATATGGAAAGGCAGGTTTGGGAGATAAGGCATTTCAGATTTTTGTGGATATGCTAAAGTCTGGACTGAAACCAAGTAATTATACGTTTACGAATTTGATCAGTGCGTGTGATTTCAGTGGAGGATTATATGTAGGGAAACAACTACATGGGCTTGCGGTGAATTATGGTTTTATGTGTGAAACATCTGTTAGAAATGCAATGATTACAATGTACGGGCAACATGGAATGGTCGAAGAAGCTGAGAGAGTGTTTGCTGAACTGGATGAGAGATCTTTGATTTCGTGGTCTGCGCTTTTGTCAGTATTTGTTAAGAACGGCCATGCTAACAAGGCCTTTGAATTTTTCTTAAACATGATTCAGATTGGTGTGTCTCTTGATTCTGGTTGCTTCAGCACTGTTCTTGATGGGTGTTCAGAGTggaataatttgaaatttgggGTTCAGATTCATGGACTTACAGTAAAGCTTGGTCAAGTCTCTGATGTAAATAGTGGTACTGCTTTAGTAGATTTATATGCTAAATGTGGAAGTTTGAAGTCAGCAAGAGCCATTTTTGACAGGCTCCGAAATAAAACTATTGCTTCATTTAATGCCATTCTAGTTGGATATTTGAACTCAAAGGTAAGAGATGATGAAGAGGACCCTATGGTTTTTTTCAGCAAATTAAGATTCAGTGGTGTAAAACCTGATGGTGTAACATTTTCACGGCTCTTTTGTTTATCGGCTAACCAAGCATGCTTGGTAACTGGGAAGAGTCTTCATGCTTACGCAATAAAGGTGGGACTTGAAGATGATACTGCCGTAGGAAATGCTGTTATTACGATGTATGCTAAATGTGGCTCTGTTCAGGATGCTTATCAAATATTTAGTAGTATGAATCGTGATTGCGTTACCTGGAATGCCATAATTTCTGCGTATGCCCTTCATGGTGAAGGAAACCATGTTCTTTTGCTGTTTGAGGAGATGAAGGAACAGGGTTTTGCTCCTGATGGGATTACAATATTGGCTGTTCTCCAAGCATGTAGTTACTCGGGTTTGTGGGAAACTGGGTTATACTTATTCAATGAGATCCAATCAAAGTATGGGATCACGCCTGTGATTGAGCACTACTCTTGCGTGATTGATCTTTTGGGTCGAGCCAGAAATCTGTCCAAAGCCATTGATATCATCAACAAAAGCCCATTTCCAGATTCAGTTTTGCTTTGGAGGACTTTTGTCAATGCCTGTAAGCAGTGTGGTGATTTACAACTTGGAATGTGGGCATCAAGAAAATTGCTTGATTTAGCCCCGCATGATGCCTCCTCTTACATACTTATATCAAACATGTATACCGAAGGGGGCATGTTTGAAGAGGCTGCGAAGGTGAGAACGGCTATGAATGACTTGAAATTAACTAAAGAAACAGGCTCCAGCTGGATTGAGATAGATAATGAGGTTCACTATTTTATAGCAAGTGACAAAGACCACCCTCAAAGTAGAGAAATTTATGCAAATTTGGATCTGTTAAAAGATGAACTTTGTTGGACCTGCGGGAACAGAAATAATGTTGAACTGATATCAAATTCCCTGTGA
- the LOC114191955 gene encoding putative elongation factor TypA-like SVR3, chloroplastic isoform X1 yields the protein MEKMAALTTIHTSFFPTNTILQKPSSFQPFFSTRLLGLPLSSSFSVAKRLSSFTSRPIKCSVSEATEPKAGEKKKQLLRRGDVRNIAIVAHVDHGKTTLVDAMLKQTKVFRDNQFVQERIMDSNDLERERGITILSKNTSVTYKDTKINIIDTPGHSDFGGEVERILNMVEGILLVVDSVEGPMPQTRFVLKKALEFGHSVVVVVNKIDRPSARPDFVVNSTFELFIELNATDEQCDFQVIYASGIKGKAGLSPENLAEDLGPLFESVIRCIPGPRIDKDGALQMLVTNIEYDEHKGRIAIGRVQAGVLEKGMDVRVCTSEDSCRFGRISELYVYDKFSRVPADNVEAGDICAVCGITDIQIGETIADKVSGKPLPSIKVEEPTVKMSFSINTSPFVGREGKYVTSRNLRDRLYRELERNLAMKVEDGETADTFVVSGRGTLHITILIENMRREGYEFMVGPPKVINKKLNDKLLEPFEIATVEVPEEHMGAVVELLGKRRGQMFDMQGVGSEGTTLLKYKIPTRGLLGLRNSILTASRGTAILNTVFDSYGPWAGDISTRDQGSLVMSALKEICRAWYSIIPLFPSVIDEVMEFQVAFEDGASTSYAISSSQERGQMFIGPGVEVYKGQIVGIHQRPGDLSLNVCKKKAATNIRSNKEQTVILDTPLDYSLDDCIEYIQEDELVEVTPTSIRMCKNPKLARKPR from the exons ATGGAGAAGATGGCTGCACTTACTACTATCCACACCTCCTTCTTCCCCACCAACACCATTCTTCAAAAGCCATCATCTTTTCAACCCTTCTTCTCTACCCGACTTCTTGGCCTacccttatcttcttctttttccgTCGCCAAAAGATTATCTTCCTTCACTTCCAGGCCCATCAAATGTTCTGTTTCCGAAGCCACAGAGCCCAAAGCTGGTG AGAAGAAGAAGCAATTGTTGAGAAGAGGGGACGTCAGAAACATAGCGATTGTTGCTCATGTTGATCATGGAAAGACTACTCTCGTTGATGCCATGCTCAAACAAACTAAG GTGTTTCGTGATAACCAATTTGTGCAGGAAAGGATAATGGACTCGAATGATTTGGAGCGCGAAAGAGGGATCACTATACTGAGTAAAAATACATCTGTCACCTATAAAGACACAAAGATCAATATAATAGATACTCCAGGTCACTCTGATTTTGGGGGTGAAGTGGAGCGTATCCTAAATATGGTGGAAGGGATCCTTCTAGTG GTAGATTCTGTTGAAGGACCAATGCCACAGACAAGATTTGTCTTGAAGAAGGCTTTGGAGTTTGGTCATTCAGTTGTTGTGGTTGTGAATAAAATAGATAGACCTTCTGCTCGCCCAGATTTTGTTGTCAATTCTACTTTTGAACTCTTCATTGAACTGAATGCCACTGACGAACAA TGTGACTTTCAAGTGATCTATGCAAGTGGTATAAAAGGGAAAGCAGGTTTGTCTCCTGAAAATCTGGCAGAAGACCTTGGTCCATTGTTTGAATCCGTCATTAGATGCATCCCTGGACCGCGCATTGACAAAGATGGTGCTCTTCAAATGCTG GTGACAAATATTGAATATGATGAACATAAAGGGCGTATAGCAATTGGGCGTGTGCAAGCTGGAGTTTTAGAAAAAGGCATGGATGTTCGA GTATGTACTTCAGAAGATTCATGTAGATTTGGAAGAATTAGTGAGCTCTACGTGTATGACAAATTCAGTAGGGTTCCTGCAGATAATGTGGAGGCAGGTGATATATGTGCAGTGTGTGGAATTACTGACATTCAG ATTGGGGAGACAATTGCTGATAAAGTATCTGGGAAGCCACTACCTTCCATCAAGGTGGAAGAACCAACAGTGAAAATGTCTTTCTCCATAAACACTTCACCTTTTGTTGGCCGTGAG GGAAAGTATGTTACTAGTAGGAACCTAAGGGATAGGCTTTATCGTGAACTTGAGCGGAATCTGGCTATGAAAGTTGAAGATGGTGAAACAGCTGATACATTTGTTGTCAGTGGGCGTGGAACTTTACATATCACTATACTCATAGAAAATAT GCGAAGAGAAGGCTATGAATTCATGGTTGGACCTCCCAAAGTTATCAACAAGAAGCTGAATGACAAACTGTTGGAACCGTTTGAG ATTGCAACTGTGGAGGTACCAGAAGAGCACATGGGAGCTGTTGTTGAACTTCTTGGTAAGAGACGGGGACAGATGTTTGACATGCAAGGAGTTGG ATCGGAAGGAACTACACTACTCAAATATAAGATCCCAACACGTGGTCTTCTTGGATTGCGGAATTCAATTTTAACCGCCTCCCGAGGAACGGCTATTCTCAACACCGTCTTCGATAGCTACGGGCCTTGGGCCGGTGACATTAGTACCCGTGATCAAGGCTCATTGGTAATGTCTGCATTGAAAGAAATTTGTAGAGCATGGTACTCCATAATTCCATTGTTTCCCTCAGTCATTGATGAAGTTATGGAATTTCAGGTTGCTTTTGAGGATGGAGCAAGTACTTCTTATGCAATCTCTAGTTCACAGGAGAGGGGACAGATGTTTATTGGACCTGGTGTGGAAGTTTATAAAGGTCAAATTGTTGGCATCCATCAGCGACCTGGAGACTTGTCCTTGAATGTTTGTAAGAAGAAAGCTGCTACCAACATTCGATCCAACAAGGAACAAACAG TGATTCTTGATACACCATTAGACTATAGTCTGGATGACTGCATTGAATACATCCAAGAAGATGAACTTGTAGAGGTCACCCCAACAAGTATCCGAATGTGCAAGAATCCAAAATTAGCAAGGAAACCAAGGTAG
- the LOC114191978 gene encoding remorin 4.1-like isoform X2 — protein sequence MLNYQTPSTSHAREEHSDYTDNEQQIREIHALTPPPRREPNWETHTHSHHSSSVSIEGGSSENFSVSREFSALVLAGSSIDHNTTTTSPMSVNMMHGNEGGGNSSINNENTNSNNLGRIGEDELLMMEETNPLAIVADSNPLGADSSSSPPRRGGNSSSSASGAALSEVTVQRVRKEEVEAKIAAWQNAKVAKINNRFKREDAVINGWENEQVQKATSWMKKVERKLEEKRARALEKMQNEIAKAHRKAEERKASAEAKRGTKVARVLEIANLMRAVGRAPTKRSFF from the exons ATGCTGAATTATCAAACACCTTCCACAAGCCATGCCAGAGAGGAACACAGCGACTACACTGATAATGAACAACAAATCAGAGAAATTCATGCCTTGACCCCACCCCCCAGAAGAGAGCCTAACTGGGAAACGCACACACACAGCCACCACTCTTCTTCTGTGTCCATAGAAGGTGGTTCCAGCGAGAACTTCAGCGTGAGTAGGGAATTCAGTGCCCTGGTTCTAGCAGGCTCGAGTATTGATCacaacaccaccaccactagTCCCATGAGTGTGAATATGATGCATGGCAATGAAGGAGGTGGTAATAGCAGCATTAACAACGAGAACACCAATAGCAACAACTTGGGGAGGATCGGAGAGGATGAGTTGCTGATGATGGAAGAGACTAACCCTTTGGCAATTGTGGCAGATAGCAACCCTTTGGGAGCTGATTCCTCATCATCACCTCCAAGGCGTGGAGGGAACTCTTCTTCTTCAGCTTCTGGTGCTGCTTTGAGTGAGGTCACAGTGCAGAGGGTGAGAAAGGAGGAGGTTGAAGCAAAGATAGCAGCTTGGCAAAACGCAAAGGTTGCTAAGATTAACAACAGGTTCAAGAGGGAAGATGCTGTTATAAATGGGTGGGAGAATGAGCAGGTTCAGAAAGCAACTTCATGGATGAAGAAAGTTGAG AGGAAGCTGGAGGAGAAAAGAGCAAGAGCACTGGAGAAAATGCAAAATGAGATAGCAAAAGCTCACAGAAAAGCTGAGGAGAGGAAAGCATCAGCAGAGGCTAAAAGGGGCACAAAAGTAGCCAGGGTTCTGGAGATTGCCAACCTCATGAGAGCAGTTGGAAGAGCACCTACCAAAAGATCTTTCTTTTAA
- the LOC114191978 gene encoding remorin 4.1-like isoform X1: MLNYQTPSTSHAREEHSDYTDNEQQIREIHALTPPPRREPNWETHTHSHHSSSVSIEGGSSENFSVSREFSALVLAGSSIDHNTTTTSPMSVNMMHGNEGGGNSSINNENTNSNNLGRIGEDELLMMEETNPLAIVADSNPLGADSSSSPPRRGGNSSSSASGAALSEVTVQRVRKEEVEAKIAAWQNAKVAKINNRFKREDAVINGWENEQVQKATSWMKKVEATFTVTTKKSWKDGSRQKKSNDQNFALIVQRKLEEKRARALEKMQNEIAKAHRKAEERKASAEAKRGTKVARVLEIANLMRAVGRAPTKRSFF, from the exons ATGCTGAATTATCAAACACCTTCCACAAGCCATGCCAGAGAGGAACACAGCGACTACACTGATAATGAACAACAAATCAGAGAAATTCATGCCTTGACCCCACCCCCCAGAAGAGAGCCTAACTGGGAAACGCACACACACAGCCACCACTCTTCTTCTGTGTCCATAGAAGGTGGTTCCAGCGAGAACTTCAGCGTGAGTAGGGAATTCAGTGCCCTGGTTCTAGCAGGCTCGAGTATTGATCacaacaccaccaccactagTCCCATGAGTGTGAATATGATGCATGGCAATGAAGGAGGTGGTAATAGCAGCATTAACAACGAGAACACCAATAGCAACAACTTGGGGAGGATCGGAGAGGATGAGTTGCTGATGATGGAAGAGACTAACCCTTTGGCAATTGTGGCAGATAGCAACCCTTTGGGAGCTGATTCCTCATCATCACCTCCAAGGCGTGGAGGGAACTCTTCTTCTTCAGCTTCTGGTGCTGCTTTGAGTGAGGTCACAGTGCAGAGGGTGAGAAAGGAGGAGGTTGAAGCAAAGATAGCAGCTTGGCAAAACGCAAAGGTTGCTAAGATTAACAACAGGTTCAAGAGGGAAGATGCTGTTATAAATGGGTGGGAGAATGAGCAGGTTCAGAAAGCAACTTCATGGATGAAGAAAGTTGAG GCTACTTTTACAGTGACAACAAAAAAGAGCTGGAAAGATGGTAGCCGCCAGAAAAAAAGCAA TGACCAAAACTTTGCACTCATTGTGCAGAGGAAGCTGGAGGAGAAAAGAGCAAGAGCACTGGAGAAAATGCAAAATGAGATAGCAAAAGCTCACAGAAAAGCTGAGGAGAGGAAAGCATCAGCAGAGGCTAAAAGGGGCACAAAAGTAGCCAGGGTTCTGGAGATTGCCAACCTCATGAGAGCAGTTGGAAGAGCACCTACCAAAAGATCTTTCTTTTAA
- the LOC114191978 gene encoding remorin 4.1-like isoform X3, whose translation MLNYQTPSTSHAREEHSDYTDNEQQIREIHALTPPPRREPNWETHTHSHHSSSVSIEGGSSENFSVSREFSALVLAGSSIDHNTTTTSPMSVNMMHGNEGGGNSSINNENTNSNNLGRIGEDELLMMEETNPLAIVADSNPLGADSSSSPPRRGGNSSSSASGAALSEVTVQRVRKEEVEAKIAAWQNAKVAKINNRFKREDAVINGWENEQVQKATSWMKKVEATFTVTTKKSWKDGSRQKKKEAGGEKSKSTGENAK comes from the exons ATGCTGAATTATCAAACACCTTCCACAAGCCATGCCAGAGAGGAACACAGCGACTACACTGATAATGAACAACAAATCAGAGAAATTCATGCCTTGACCCCACCCCCCAGAAGAGAGCCTAACTGGGAAACGCACACACACAGCCACCACTCTTCTTCTGTGTCCATAGAAGGTGGTTCCAGCGAGAACTTCAGCGTGAGTAGGGAATTCAGTGCCCTGGTTCTAGCAGGCTCGAGTATTGATCacaacaccaccaccactagTCCCATGAGTGTGAATATGATGCATGGCAATGAAGGAGGTGGTAATAGCAGCATTAACAACGAGAACACCAATAGCAACAACTTGGGGAGGATCGGAGAGGATGAGTTGCTGATGATGGAAGAGACTAACCCTTTGGCAATTGTGGCAGATAGCAACCCTTTGGGAGCTGATTCCTCATCATCACCTCCAAGGCGTGGAGGGAACTCTTCTTCTTCAGCTTCTGGTGCTGCTTTGAGTGAGGTCACAGTGCAGAGGGTGAGAAAGGAGGAGGTTGAAGCAAAGATAGCAGCTTGGCAAAACGCAAAGGTTGCTAAGATTAACAACAGGTTCAAGAGGGAAGATGCTGTTATAAATGGGTGGGAGAATGAGCAGGTTCAGAAAGCAACTTCATGGATGAAGAAAGTTGAG GCTACTTTTACAGTGACAACAAAAAAGAGCTGGAAAGATGGTAGCCGCCAGAAAAAAA AGGAAGCTGGAGGAGAAAAGAGCAAGAGCACTGGAGAAAATGCAAAATGA
- the LOC114191955 gene encoding putative elongation factor TypA-like SVR3, chloroplastic isoform X2 gives MEKMAALTTIHTSFFPTNTILQKPSSFQPFFSTRLLGLPLSSSFSVAKRLSSFTSRPIKCSVSEATEPKAGEKKKQLLRRGDVRNIAIVAHVDHGKTTLVDAMLKQTKVFRDNQFVQERIMDSNDLERERGITILSKNTSVTYKDTKINIIDTPGHSDFGGEVERILNMVEGILLVVDSVEGPMPQTRFVLKKALEFGHSVVVVVNKIDRPSARPDFVVNSTFELFIELNATDEQCDFQVIYASGIKGKAGLSPENLAEDLGPLFESVIRCIPGPRIDKDGALQMLVTNIEYDEHKGRIAIGRVQAGVLEKGMDVRVCTSEDSCRFGRISELYVYDKFSRVPADNVEAGDICAVCGITDIQIGETIADKVSGKPLPSIKVEEPTVKMSFSINTSPFVGREGKYVTSRNLRDRLYRELERNLAMKVEDGETADTFVVSGRGTLHITILIENMRREGYEFMVGPPKVINKKLNDKLLEPFEIATVEVPEEHMGAVVELLGKRRGQMFDMQGVGSEGTTLLKYKIPTRGLLGLRNSILTASRGTAILNTVFDSYGPWAGDISTRDQGSLVAFEDGASTSYAISSSQERGQMFIGPGVEVYKGQIVGIHQRPGDLSLNVCKKKAATNIRSNKEQTVILDTPLDYSLDDCIEYIQEDELVEVTPTSIRMCKNPKLARKPR, from the exons ATGGAGAAGATGGCTGCACTTACTACTATCCACACCTCCTTCTTCCCCACCAACACCATTCTTCAAAAGCCATCATCTTTTCAACCCTTCTTCTCTACCCGACTTCTTGGCCTacccttatcttcttctttttccgTCGCCAAAAGATTATCTTCCTTCACTTCCAGGCCCATCAAATGTTCTGTTTCCGAAGCCACAGAGCCCAAAGCTGGTG AGAAGAAGAAGCAATTGTTGAGAAGAGGGGACGTCAGAAACATAGCGATTGTTGCTCATGTTGATCATGGAAAGACTACTCTCGTTGATGCCATGCTCAAACAAACTAAG GTGTTTCGTGATAACCAATTTGTGCAGGAAAGGATAATGGACTCGAATGATTTGGAGCGCGAAAGAGGGATCACTATACTGAGTAAAAATACATCTGTCACCTATAAAGACACAAAGATCAATATAATAGATACTCCAGGTCACTCTGATTTTGGGGGTGAAGTGGAGCGTATCCTAAATATGGTGGAAGGGATCCTTCTAGTG GTAGATTCTGTTGAAGGACCAATGCCACAGACAAGATTTGTCTTGAAGAAGGCTTTGGAGTTTGGTCATTCAGTTGTTGTGGTTGTGAATAAAATAGATAGACCTTCTGCTCGCCCAGATTTTGTTGTCAATTCTACTTTTGAACTCTTCATTGAACTGAATGCCACTGACGAACAA TGTGACTTTCAAGTGATCTATGCAAGTGGTATAAAAGGGAAAGCAGGTTTGTCTCCTGAAAATCTGGCAGAAGACCTTGGTCCATTGTTTGAATCCGTCATTAGATGCATCCCTGGACCGCGCATTGACAAAGATGGTGCTCTTCAAATGCTG GTGACAAATATTGAATATGATGAACATAAAGGGCGTATAGCAATTGGGCGTGTGCAAGCTGGAGTTTTAGAAAAAGGCATGGATGTTCGA GTATGTACTTCAGAAGATTCATGTAGATTTGGAAGAATTAGTGAGCTCTACGTGTATGACAAATTCAGTAGGGTTCCTGCAGATAATGTGGAGGCAGGTGATATATGTGCAGTGTGTGGAATTACTGACATTCAG ATTGGGGAGACAATTGCTGATAAAGTATCTGGGAAGCCACTACCTTCCATCAAGGTGGAAGAACCAACAGTGAAAATGTCTTTCTCCATAAACACTTCACCTTTTGTTGGCCGTGAG GGAAAGTATGTTACTAGTAGGAACCTAAGGGATAGGCTTTATCGTGAACTTGAGCGGAATCTGGCTATGAAAGTTGAAGATGGTGAAACAGCTGATACATTTGTTGTCAGTGGGCGTGGAACTTTACATATCACTATACTCATAGAAAATAT GCGAAGAGAAGGCTATGAATTCATGGTTGGACCTCCCAAAGTTATCAACAAGAAGCTGAATGACAAACTGTTGGAACCGTTTGAG ATTGCAACTGTGGAGGTACCAGAAGAGCACATGGGAGCTGTTGTTGAACTTCTTGGTAAGAGACGGGGACAGATGTTTGACATGCAAGGAGTTGG ATCGGAAGGAACTACACTACTCAAATATAAGATCCCAACACGTGGTCTTCTTGGATTGCGGAATTCAATTTTAACCGCCTCCCGAGGAACGGCTATTCTCAACACCGTCTTCGATAGCTACGGGCCTTGGGCCGGTGACATTAGTACCCGTGATCAAGGCTCATTG GTTGCTTTTGAGGATGGAGCAAGTACTTCTTATGCAATCTCTAGTTCACAGGAGAGGGGACAGATGTTTATTGGACCTGGTGTGGAAGTTTATAAAGGTCAAATTGTTGGCATCCATCAGCGACCTGGAGACTTGTCCTTGAATGTTTGTAAGAAGAAAGCTGCTACCAACATTCGATCCAACAAGGAACAAACAG TGATTCTTGATACACCATTAGACTATAGTCTGGATGACTGCATTGAATACATCCAAGAAGATGAACTTGTAGAGGTCACCCCAACAAGTATCCGAATGTGCAAGAATCCAAAATTAGCAAGGAAACCAAGGTAG
- the LOC114190561 gene encoding calcium-dependent protein kinase 20-like, giving the protein MGNSCVTPVRLRRERRQRKKEEAAAKKLVVLKEPTGRDIGLRYELGKELGRGEFGVTYLCRDKETKEEWACKSISKKKLRTAIDIEDVRREVEIMRHLPKHPNIVSLKDTFEDDNAVHLVMELCEGGELFDRIVARGHYTERAAASVVKTIVEVVQMCHRHGVMHRDLKPENFLFGNKKESAPLKAIDFGLSVIFTPGEKFNEIVGSPYYMAPEVLKRNYGPEVDIWSAGVILYILLCGVPPFWAETEQGVAQSIIRSVVDFRREPWPKVSDNAKDLVKKMLDPDPKRRLTAQEVLDHPWLQNEKKAPNVSLGETVRSKLMQFSVMNKLKKRALRVIAEHLSSEEAAGIKEGFDLMDTGNKGKINIDELREGLQKLGHQIPDADVQILMEVGDSDKDGYLDYAEFLAISIHLRKIDHDEHIHKAFQFFDKNKSGYIEIEELHNTLADEVETNIDEVINAIMHDVDTDKDGRISYEEFAAMMKAGTDWRKASRQYSRERFSTLSQKLFKKDGSLQLNNGGS; this is encoded by the exons ATGGGGAACAGTTGCGTCACTCCGGTGAGGCTAAGAAGGGAGAGGAGGCAGCGGAAGAAGGAGGAGGCGGCGGCCAAGAAGCTCGTCGTGCTCAAGGAACCCACGGGCCGGGACATTGGGCTGCGCTATGAATTGGGCAAGGAGCTGGGCCGAGGGGAGTTCGGCGTCACCTACCTCTGCCGCGACAAGGAGACCAAGGAGGAGTGGGCGTGCAAATCGATATCCAAGAAGAAACTGCGAACCGCCATTGATATCGAGGATGTGCGCAGAGAGGTGGAGATCATGCGCCACTTGCCCAAACACCCCAACATCGTCTCGCTCAAGGACACATTCGAGGACGACAATGCGGTTCACCTCGTCATGGAGCTCTGCGAGGGCGGCGAGCTCTTCGACCGCATTGTCGCGCGCGGCCACTACACCGAGCGCGCCGCCGCATCCGTCGTCAAAACCATCGTCGAAGTCGTCCAG ATGTGCCACAGACATGGTGTGATGCATAGAGATCTCAAACCTGAGAACTTTTTGTTTGGAAACAAGAAGGAGTCAGCACCTCTGAAAGCAATTGACTTTGGATTGTCGGTTATCTTCACACCAG GTGAAAAGTTTAATGAGATAGTTGGAAGTCCATATTACATGGCTCCTGAAGTATTAAAGCGTAATTATGGCCCTGAAGTAGATATTTGGAGTGCTGGAGTAATTCTTTACATCTTACTTTGTGGTGTTCCACCTTTTTGGGCAG AAACTGAACAGGGAGTTGCTCAATCAATTATTCGGTCTGTCGTTGATTTTAGGAGGGAACCATGGCCCAAGGTTTCTGATAATGCAAAAGACCTTGTGAAGAAGATGCTTGATCCTGACCCAAAGCGCCGGCTTACTGCACAAGAAGTGTTag ATCATCCATGGTTACAGAATGAAAAGAAAGCTCCTAATGTTTCATTGGGAGAAACTGTTAGATCAAAGCTCATGCAATTTTCTGTAATGAACAAGCTTAAGAAAAGAGCTTTGAGG GTGATTGCAGAACATTTGTCATCAGAAGAAGCTGCTGGAATAAAAGAGGGATTCGACCTGATGGATACAGGCAATAAAGGCAAAATTAACATTGATGAGCTGCGAGAAGGGTTGCAGAAACTAGGTCACCAAATTCCTGACGCAGATGTACAAATACTTATGGAAGTT GGTGATTCAGACAAAGATGGGTATCTAGATTATGCAGAGTTTCTTGCCATATCTATTCATCTGAGAAAGATAGACCATGATGAGCACATTCACAAAGCCTTCCAATTTTTTGATAAGAATAAAAGTGGATATATTGAAATTGAAGAGTTACACAATACCTTAGCTGATGAGGTTGAAACAAACATCGACGAAGTCATCAATGCAATTATGCATGATGTTGACACAGATAAG GATGGAAGAATAAGCTATGAGGAATTTGCTGCAATGATGAAGGCTGGCACAGATTGGAGGAAAGCATCAAGGCAGTATTCAAGAGAGAGGTTTTCTACCTTAAGTCAGAAGTTGTTCAAGAAGGACGGGTCTTTGCAGTTAAACAATGGCGGTAGCTGA